In Gemmatimonadaceae bacterium, the following proteins share a genomic window:
- a CDS encoding N-acetyl sugar amidotransferase — protein MSEHSFQPPASAADAAETRPYRQCSVSVLDTLDDPNMLFDEQGRCHYYHDYMRAERAYVRTGEAGRRELEQMVDRVKQDGRKLPYDCIIGVSGGVDSTYLAYLVKQLGLRPLAVHFDNGWNSELAVTNVENIVNRLGIDLFTYVVNWEEFRDLQLAYLRASVVDIEVVSDHAIMATMWRTAAKHGVRHILSGTNIVTEHVLPPHWIYNKSDHVNLRAIHKAFGRVPLDTYPLVDWRVKRYMHGVRGIRTREPLNLVPYDKAEIKRVITSELGWRDYGGKHYESIWTRFYQGYILPTKFGIDKRKAHLSNLIFSRQITKEHALAELAEPMYEPALLRQDMDFVLKKLELTAAEFERIMRLPPRAHREFDYERPIYDDFPVLRPFRGAIAGFRRLVSAS, from the coding sequence ATGTCCGAGCACTCCTTCCAGCCCCCGGCGAGCGCGGCCGACGCCGCTGAAACGCGTCCATATCGGCAGTGCAGCGTGTCCGTTCTGGACACGCTCGACGACCCAAACATGCTCTTCGACGAGCAGGGTCGCTGCCATTACTACCACGACTACATGCGGGCCGAGCGCGCGTATGTGCGCACGGGAGAGGCGGGCCGTCGCGAGCTCGAGCAGATGGTCGACCGCGTCAAGCAGGACGGGCGCAAGCTCCCGTACGACTGCATCATCGGAGTGAGCGGCGGCGTCGACAGCACGTACCTGGCCTATCTCGTCAAGCAGCTCGGGCTGCGACCGCTGGCCGTGCATTTCGACAACGGTTGGAACTCCGAGCTCGCGGTCACGAACGTCGAGAATATCGTCAACCGCTTGGGAATCGACCTGTTCACCTACGTGGTGAACTGGGAGGAATTCCGCGACCTTCAGCTCGCCTATCTGCGAGCCTCGGTGGTGGACATCGAGGTCGTGAGCGACCACGCGATCATGGCGACCATGTGGCGCACAGCGGCGAAACACGGCGTGCGACACATTCTGAGCGGCACCAACATCGTGACGGAGCACGTGCTTCCGCCGCATTGGATTTACAACAAGTCTGACCATGTGAATCTGCGCGCCATTCACAAGGCGTTCGGCCGCGTGCCGCTCGACACGTATCCCCTGGTCGATTGGCGGGTGAAGCGGTACATGCACGGTGTGCGCGGCATCCGCACGCGCGAGCCGCTGAATCTCGTTCCGTACGACAAGGCGGAGATCAAGCGCGTCATCACCAGCGAGCTTGGGTGGCGCGACTACGGCGGCAAGCATTACGAGTCGATCTGGACGCGCTTCTACCAGGGGTACATTCTGCCGACGAAGTTCGGCATCGACAAGCGAAAGGCGCATCTGTCGAACCTCATCTTCTCGCGACAGATCACGAAGGAGCATGCGCTGGCGGAACTGGCAGAGCCCATGTACGAGCCGGCGCTGCTCCGGCAGGACATGGATTTCGTGCTGAAGAAGCTGGAACTGACGGCGGCGGAATTCGAGCGTATCATGCGCCTGCCGCCGCGCGCGCATCGCGAGTTCGATTACGAGCGTCCGATCTACGACGACTTTCCGGTGCTGCGTCCGTTCCGCGGCGCGATCGCCGGATTTCGCCGCCTGGTCAGCGCGTCGTAG
- a CDS encoding AglZ/HisF2 family acetamidino modification protein: MWRTRVIPTLLLHRGGLVKTERFRKPKYVGDPINAARIFNEKEVDELVVLDIGATVEGREPDMRRIEELAGECFMPLAYGGGIRTLEQVGRILTVGIEKVVLNSVLASNPAVVSEASRMAGSQSVVVSIDARRRWWGAYRTYTRGGRTSTGLHPVEAAKRAEDLGAGEILLTSIDREGTYRGYDLELIAAVSSAVTIPVVACGGARQIDDLAAAIGAGASASAAGSLFVFNGPHRAVLISFPDPAVLKEKLAS, encoded by the coding sequence ATGTGGCGTACGCGAGTGATCCCCACGCTGCTGCTGCATCGCGGCGGTCTGGTGAAGACGGAGCGATTTCGCAAGCCGAAGTACGTGGGCGATCCGATCAACGCCGCGCGCATCTTCAACGAGAAGGAAGTCGATGAGCTGGTCGTGCTCGATATCGGCGCCACGGTCGAAGGGCGCGAACCGGACATGCGGCGCATCGAGGAGCTCGCGGGCGAGTGTTTCATGCCGCTGGCCTACGGCGGCGGCATTCGCACGCTCGAGCAAGTGGGGCGCATTCTCACCGTCGGGATCGAGAAAGTGGTGTTGAACAGCGTGCTCGCGTCCAATCCCGCCGTGGTGAGCGAAGCCTCGCGCATGGCCGGGAGCCAGAGCGTCGTCGTCTCGATCGATGCCCGCCGGCGCTGGTGGGGCGCATATCGCACCTACACGCGCGGTGGACGAACGTCGACGGGGCTGCACCCGGTCGAAGCCGCGAAGCGCGCGGAGGATTTGGGCGCCGGCGAAATTCTATTGACGTCAATAGATCGCGAAGGCACCTATCGCGGCTACGATCTCGAGCTCATCGCGGCGGTTTCGTCCGCGGTGACGATTCCCGTCGTGGCGTGCGGCGGCGCGCGACAGATCGACGATCTCGCCGCCGCCATCGGCGCCGGTGCCTCGGCCTCGGCGGCGGGAAGTCTCTTCGTGTTCAACGGGCCGCACCGCGCGGTGTTGATCAGCTTTCCCGATCCCGCGGTGCTCAAAGAGAAGCTCGCCTCGTGA